One window of Nocardia sp. NBC_00508 genomic DNA carries:
- a CDS encoding dynamin family protein → MSAAAGLTAATVKHPDAMAPLIRILDELRETARSAGRDDLGSRLNMVRARVSDPRLRLVVVGPPKNGMSTLVNSLVGASVSATNSDLSVPVIVEYGPEPTATLVRQTEYGHTERQSVDPLDPGPSLATQGVVRAEFTQPSQLLADGVVIMDAPGALGDNRTTWSMIAAADAVLYVGNAGAELTTEQIAELQRIQQICPTVVCVLNKIDVFPHWSHTQQRYRELLDAAGLGFAVAPVSAELHRQAGTTGDYQRDIESGVPQLIDHLRDYVITRADAVALEAAVGDIRLVCDHLALTLRTEAETLRDPHRRAEITDQLVRARDEAEQLRQRTANWQVTLVDGGTELMADIEHDLRHRLRSLIRDAEAEIARTDPARRWKDFGADLDARICEAVEENFAVAHYRSVELCEQVAAKFPADNRAAPMADLRLANPGEVLEAVQPLEPLDSAKAGVTQQFLTGLRGSYGGILMVGLATSLLGMSLVNWYSAGAGVLLGVNALWDDRKNRKLRRRAEAKVAVARLMDDVIFQVGKESRNRLRAMQRVLRDHFTEIAADVSRSAEETLRVAEESYGKYGDRRQERVAELEARLDKLRGLREEAAARLSAYSGRTS, encoded by the coding sequence TTGTCTGCCGCTGCCGGGCTGACGGCCGCAACGGTGAAACATCCGGATGCGATGGCCCCGCTCATCCGAATACTCGACGAGCTGCGGGAGACGGCCCGATCCGCGGGACGTGACGATCTCGGTAGCCGGCTGAACATGGTCCGCGCCAGGGTGAGCGATCCCCGGCTGCGGCTCGTGGTCGTCGGTCCTCCGAAGAACGGGATGAGCACGCTGGTCAACAGCCTGGTCGGTGCCTCGGTCAGCGCGACGAACAGCGATCTGAGCGTCCCGGTGATCGTCGAGTACGGTCCGGAGCCGACCGCGACGCTGGTGCGCCAGACCGAATACGGTCACACCGAACGCCAGTCGGTCGACCCCCTCGATCCGGGTCCTTCCCTGGCTACTCAGGGCGTCGTCCGTGCCGAGTTCACCCAGCCGAGCCAGTTGCTCGCCGACGGCGTCGTGATCATGGACGCCCCGGGTGCGCTGGGCGACAACCGCACCACTTGGTCGATGATCGCCGCGGCCGACGCTGTGCTCTACGTCGGCAACGCGGGCGCCGAGCTGACCACGGAGCAGATCGCCGAATTGCAGCGCATTCAGCAGATCTGCCCGACGGTGGTCTGCGTGCTGAACAAGATCGACGTCTTTCCGCACTGGTCGCACACCCAGCAGCGCTATCGGGAACTGCTCGACGCGGCGGGGCTCGGTTTCGCCGTGGCGCCGGTGTCCGCCGAGTTGCATCGACAGGCCGGGACGACAGGCGACTACCAGCGCGATATCGAATCGGGTGTGCCGCAACTGATCGATCATCTGCGCGACTACGTAATCACCCGCGCCGACGCGGTGGCGCTGGAAGCCGCGGTCGGGGACATCCGCCTGGTCTGCGACCACCTCGCGCTGACGCTGCGTACCGAGGCCGAGACGCTGCGCGATCCGCACCGCAGGGCCGAGATCACCGACCAGCTCGTCCGCGCCCGCGACGAGGCCGAGCAGTTGCGGCAGCGCACCGCGAACTGGCAGGTCACCCTGGTCGACGGCGGCACGGAGCTGATGGCCGACATCGAGCACGATCTGCGCCACCGGCTGCGCAGCCTGATCCGCGACGCCGAGGCCGAGATCGCCCGGACCGATCCGGCCCGCCGATGGAAGGATTTCGGCGCCGACCTGGACGCGCGAATCTGCGAGGCCGTCGAAGAGAATTTCGCCGTAGCGCACTACCGCTCGGTGGAGTTGTGCGAGCAGGTGGCCGCCAAGTTCCCGGCCGACAACCGCGCCGCGCCGATGGCCGACCTGCGGTTGGCCAATCCGGGGGAAGTGCTCGAAGCGGTGCAGCCTCTGGAACCGCTGGACAGCGCGAAAGCCGGTGTGACCCAGCAGTTCCTGACCGGCCTGCGCGGCTCCTACGGCGGCATCCTGATGGTCGGTCTGGCCACCAGCTTGCTCGGTATGTCGCTGGTGAACTGGTACTCGGCGGGCGCGGGCGTCCTGCTCGGCGTGAACGCACTGTGGGACGACCGCAAGAACCGCAAGCTGCGTCGCCGCGCCGAGGCCAAGGTCGCGGTCGCCCGCCTGATGGACGACGTGATCTTCCAGGTCGGCAAGGAATCGCGAAACCGCTTGCGCGCCATGCAGCGTGTGCTGCGTGACCACTTCACCGAGATCGCGGCCGATGTCTCGCGCAGCGCGGAGGAGACGCTGCGGGTGGCGGAGGAGAGCTACGGAAAGTACGGCGACCGCAGGCAGGAGCGGGTCGCCGAACTCGAGGCGCGGCTCGACAAGCTGCGTGGGCTGCGCGAAGAGGCTGCTGCCCGCCTCTCCGCGTATTCAGGCCGTACTAGTTGA
- a CDS encoding glycoside hydrolase family 15 protein, translating into MASAADLIANHADGMPSNLPEPHRHGSHPPIDDYAFLSDCETNCLVASNGAVEWMCVPRPDAPSIFGAILDRSAGHFRIGPYGVNVPAARRYLPGGMILETTWQTGTGWLIVRDALVLGRWHNLDQRSKTHRRTPMDWDAEHLLLRTVKCVNGTVELEMSCEPAFDYHRATARWEYTGKVYEEATAVRSDDPSAGPTLVLTTDLRLGLEGREARARTRMREGDEVFVALTWSELPAPRTFEEAANKMWQTTECWRQWITLGKFPDHPWRNYLQRSALTLKGLTYAPTGALMAAPTTSLPETPGGERNWDYRYTWVRDASFALWGLYTLGLDREADDFFAFLNDATKGENGEPVPLQVLYGIGGQRELTESVLDHLSGYENSRPVRIGNNAYNQDQHDIWGTMLDAVYLHVKSRQQVPETLWPLLVRQVHAAIAHWKEPDRGIWEVRGEPQHFTSSKVMCWVALDRGAKLAELHGQVEHAEEWYSIAEEIKADVLANGVNSEGVFTQVYGGDTLDASLLLVVLTRFLPPEDHRVRATVLAIADRLTENGLVLRYRTETTDDGLTGAEGTFTICSFWLVSALVEIGEIQRGRHLCERLLGFASPLRLYAEEIDPRSGRHLGNYPQAFTHLALINAVTHVIRAEDSRHAGQFQPAHTPPGHPV; encoded by the coding sequence ATGGCGTCCGCAGCTGACCTCATCGCCAACCATGCCGATGGCATGCCGTCGAACCTTCCCGAGCCGCACCGCCACGGCTCCCACCCGCCGATCGATGACTACGCGTTCCTGTCCGACTGCGAGACCAACTGCCTGGTCGCCAGCAACGGCGCGGTGGAGTGGATGTGCGTGCCACGGCCGGACGCGCCGAGCATCTTCGGCGCGATCCTCGATCGCAGCGCGGGCCACTTCCGGATCGGGCCCTACGGCGTCAACGTGCCCGCCGCCCGCCGCTACCTGCCCGGCGGGATGATCCTGGAGACCACCTGGCAGACCGGCACCGGCTGGCTGATCGTGCGCGACGCGCTGGTGCTCGGCCGGTGGCACAATCTCGACCAGCGCAGCAAGACGCACCGGCGCACACCGATGGACTGGGATGCCGAGCACCTGCTGCTGCGCACGGTGAAGTGCGTGAACGGCACTGTCGAGCTGGAGATGAGCTGCGAGCCCGCGTTCGACTACCACCGGGCCACGGCGCGCTGGGAGTACACCGGCAAGGTGTACGAGGAGGCGACCGCGGTCCGCAGCGACGATCCGAGTGCGGGCCCGACCCTGGTGCTCACCACGGATCTGCGGCTCGGCCTGGAGGGCAGGGAGGCCCGCGCCCGCACCAGGATGCGGGAGGGCGACGAGGTCTTCGTCGCGCTCACCTGGTCGGAGCTGCCCGCGCCGCGTACCTTCGAAGAGGCCGCCAACAAAATGTGGCAGACCACCGAATGCTGGCGGCAGTGGATCACTCTGGGCAAGTTCCCGGACCATCCATGGCGCAACTACTTGCAGCGCAGTGCGCTCACACTCAAGGGCCTCACCTACGCGCCGACCGGAGCGTTGATGGCGGCGCCGACCACGTCGCTACCGGAAACCCCTGGCGGCGAGCGCAATTGGGACTACCGCTACACCTGGGTGCGCGATGCCAGTTTCGCGCTGTGGGGTCTGTACACACTCGGTCTCGACCGCGAGGCCGACGACTTCTTCGCCTTCCTCAACGACGCGACCAAAGGCGAGAACGGCGAACCCGTTCCGTTGCAGGTGCTCTATGGCATCGGCGGCCAGCGGGAGCTCACCGAATCCGTCCTCGACCATCTGAGCGGATACGAGAACTCCCGGCCGGTGCGGATCGGCAACAACGCCTACAACCAGGACCAGCACGATATCTGGGGCACCATGCTGGATGCGGTGTACCTGCATGTGAAGTCACGCCAGCAGGTGCCCGAGACGTTGTGGCCGCTGCTGGTCCGCCAGGTGCACGCGGCCATCGCGCACTGGAAGGAACCCGACCGCGGCATCTGGGAGGTGCGCGGCGAGCCGCAGCATTTCACCTCGTCCAAGGTGATGTGCTGGGTGGCACTCGACCGCGGCGCGAAACTCGCCGAGCTGCACGGTCAGGTCGAGCACGCCGAAGAGTGGTACTCCATCGCCGAGGAGATCAAGGCCGACGTCCTGGCCAACGGGGTGAACTCCGAAGGTGTGTTCACCCAGGTCTACGGCGGCGACACGCTGGACGCCTCGCTGCTGCTGGTGGTGCTCACCCGGTTCCTGCCGCCGGAGGATCACCGGGTACGCGCCACCGTGCTGGCCATCGCCGACCGGCTCACCGAGAACGGCCTGGTACTGCGGTATCGCACCGAGACCACCGATGACGGATTGACCGGCGCGGAAGGAACGTTCACCATCTGTTCGTTCTGGCTGGTGTCCGCCCTGGTCGAGATCGGCGAAATCCAGCGCGGCAGGCATCTGTGCGAGCGGCTGCTCGGCTTCGCCAGCCCGCTACGGCTGTATGCCGAGGAGATCGATCCGCGCAGCGGCCGTCACCTGGGCAACTACCCGCAGGCATTCACCCACCTCGCCCTGATCAACGCCGTCACCCACGTGATCCGAGCCGAGGACTCCCGGCACGCGGGCCAGTTCCAGCCCGCACACACACCGCCCGGTCACCCGGTCTAG